The Triticum dicoccoides isolate Atlit2015 ecotype Zavitan unplaced genomic scaffold, WEW_v2.0 scaffold191055, whole genome shotgun sequence genome segment CTTGAGCAAGTTCCTGACGATGAGGGCTCTGTCGTCGGGCTTGCTCTCCATGACCTCCCTGAGCGTggcctgcttcagcctcagcagctgGCTCAGCGTCCTGGTCCGGAACGTGAAGGTCTGCGGGCGGTCGCTCAGCGCGCTCACCTCGCCCAAGATGTCCATGGTCCCCAGCTTTCCCACCACCTCCTCCCGCTCGCCGTTGAAGTATATGGTCTCCACCTCGCCGGACACGATGATGTACACGTCGTCCGCCGCCTCGTTCTGCACGATCACGTCCTCCTTGGGCGGTATGTACTCCGGCTTGGTCTGGGTGACCAGGAGCAGCTGCGCATCTCTGGAGATCCCCTTGAAGAGGTACACCTCCTTGACGACGGGGAGGAAGAGGTGCTCGCAGATGCTCTGGCAGATTGACTTGGGCAGCTGGTCCATGAGCTGCTGCTGGTTCAGGCTCTCCGCCCTGAACTTGAGGCACATGTAGGCCAGGATCTGCTGCTGCAGCCGCGGCGGCAGGCGGTTCCGGCACACGAAGTCGGACGCGGCGCAAATGCTGTTCCTCTGGCAACCAGCGGAAACTTATTAGTTAATGGCGATCGAGATTCTAGAGTGCTTCTGTTGTGGAAGTCGACAGACGTTGACACTTACGAACTCCATGGTGCGGCGTGTGCCCTGGAGGGCCAGGTTGGTCATGTTGCCGCTGAGGTAGGCGGCGAGGCCGAGGTTGAAGAGCATGTAGAAGATGTTGAACATCATCTCGAGCTTGTTCTGGGCGTGTAGGTCACCCTGGCCGACGGTGCTCATGGTGGTGATGTAGCGGATCCACAGGCTCTCCTGCCGGAAGTTGGGGGTCGCCGCGCCGATCCACGTCTTGTCCCTGTCCGGGTACCGGTCCGCCAGCAGGTAGTAGAGGCACCCGGCGCCGTGCACCAGGAACAGAGTAACCTGAATGCATGCACCATAAAGATTTCTTTCAACAAAGTTCAGCTGCAAATGCTATCCGACCGATGGAGCTACTCTAATTAATTACCGCGATGAGCCGTGCGCAGCGTATCCAGAAGTAGCTGAACCTGATGTCCTTCTCTAGCCTGACGATCGAATTAGGTCAGCCATTGTCGATGGAGTTCGAGCTCTGCCTCTGAGATATATGCATGGCTgttgcttaattaattaattaattaccttGGGAAGAACAGTTGGAACTTCCTGAGACGCCAGAGCCGGAGCAGGACGAGCAGGCTGTACAACAAGCCTTCCCTTGCCTTGCCGTGGACGAGGTAGGACAGGCCTTGGAACGGAATTGTCGACGCCACGTCCATGATGAAAAACGTCGACAGATACCTATATATGCATTAACAAGGTTGCAGGAATACATAGAAATCCATGGATCAAACACTAATTAGCGAACCTGAAGGCTATCCTCCTCCTGTCGCGGACGAGGAGCTGCGTCCTGGAGTCGATGTAGGCGACGAAGAAGGTGAGGACGATGTCGACCGTGAAGAAGATGTCGACGACCATGTCGGCCACCTCCAGGCCCCGCTTGGGCGAGCCGTCCATGAAGGCCACCTCGAACGGGTACACCCACGCCGAGTACGCCGTCAGGATCACCATGAAAGTCTCCCACCACCTAAACCATGCGCGTTACTGTAAGCGGTTGCAGTCCGTGCAGGTACCGATGGTGGTCTCGTCACTCACCTGTATCTGGACTCGAGGGGCGAGACGACCCATTTGTCGCCAGAAGTGAACTGGGTGAGGCTACTGCCGAGGGGCGGCAGCATGAGCTTGGACAGGTTCTGGGGGTGGAAAGAGCGGGAggcgccggagccggagccggagcccatGCCGCGGCCGCTGCTCATTGCTCCCGTCCAAGAAGAGGTACGCGTTCGGTTCGTGGTCATGTAATGTATTCGGTTCTGCTATAGGGGAGCTCCGCATCCCTTTTTTTTCCTATCCAATACGCTATCGAATACGTGATTCGTC includes the following:
- the LOC119344888 gene encoding potassium channel AKT2-like; the protein is MTTNRTRTSSWTGAMSSGRGMGSGSGSGASRSFHPQNLSKLMLPPLGSSLTQFTSGDKWVVSPLESRYRWWETFMVILTAYSAWVYPFEVAFMDGSPKRGLEVADMVVDIFFTVDIVLTFFVAYIDSRTQLLVRDRRRIAFRYLSTFFIMDVASTIPFQGLSYLVHGKAREGLLYSLLVLLRLWRLRKFQLFFPRLEKDIRFSYFWIRCARLIAVTLFLVHGAGCLYYLLADRYPDRDKTWIGAATPNFRQESLWIRYITTMSTVGQGDLHAQNKLEMMFNIFYMLFNLGLAAYLSGNMTNLALQGTRRTMEFRNSICAASDFVCRNRLPPRLQQQILAYMCLKFRAESLNQQQLMDQLPKSICQSICEHLFLPVVKEVYLFKGISRDAQLLLVTQTKPEYIPPKEDVIVQNEAADDVYIIVSGEVETIYFNGEREEVVGKLGTMDILGEVSALSDRPQTFTFRTRTLSQLLRLKQATLREVMESKPDDRALIVRNLLKHQIEVHDMKDLLGESESTGAGGSGNIVPCNLLTVAATGNAGFLEDLLKVGMDPDVGDSKGRTALHIAASKGYEDCVQALLSHGCNVNIKDAQGNTALWQAIAARHHKVFSSLYHVARVSNRRAGGDLLCHATRRGDLDTLRELLKHGLDVDSEDNDGSTALRVALSEGQADLARFLVMNGASLDDDGYTQRQTTVPVAK